From the genome of Brevibacterium sp. JSBI002, one region includes:
- a CDS encoding serine hydrolase domain-containing protein, with translation MIEPSPDQTAATPPTDQPVTPSAPVDPAAGIDRDNWQDPDNVRWSFQNVARVLPTTPISRGTGPVAELPADPQDLGEVEVPATEYSEARSVRSVIDSTDTDAWMLMHNGTVLTEEYFGEMTASTEHLLMSVSKSLVGTVAGVLAGSGDLDPNRLVTDYVPELAESGYAGATVRHVLDMRSGIRFSEDYLDPKSEVRQIEESIGWSEAKRENPGIGMYEFLTTLEAKSEHGGVFEYRSCETDVLGWVCEKIAGERMQSLMSRVLWSRIGAEQDAIIATDQYGVGMFDGGINTTLRDLARFGYVYTNRGQSLTGQQVAPTTWIGDTLTTAEDVRQAFADGPGDNRMPGGAYHNQFWFPFPDSHAFLALGIHGQMIYMNPGANVLGVKLSSWGLPQDATKLFPTIRAFEALARAVNSPAAE, from the coding sequence GTGATCGAACCGTCACCGGACCAGACCGCGGCCACTCCCCCGACCGACCAGCCCGTGACCCCATCGGCACCCGTGGACCCTGCGGCAGGAATCGACCGGGACAACTGGCAGGATCCCGACAATGTGCGCTGGTCGTTCCAGAACGTCGCACGGGTCCTGCCCACGACGCCGATCTCCCGGGGCACCGGTCCGGTGGCCGAGCTGCCCGCCGACCCGCAGGATCTCGGCGAGGTCGAGGTTCCCGCGACGGAGTACTCGGAGGCCCGCAGCGTCCGCAGCGTCATCGATTCCACCGACACGGATGCCTGGATGCTCATGCACAACGGGACCGTGCTCACCGAGGAGTACTTCGGGGAGATGACCGCGTCGACCGAGCATCTGCTCATGTCGGTGTCCAAATCGCTCGTCGGCACCGTCGCCGGTGTCCTTGCCGGTTCGGGTGACCTCGACCCGAACCGCCTCGTCACCGATTATGTGCCCGAACTCGCCGAGTCCGGCTACGCCGGTGCCACCGTGCGCCATGTCCTCGATATGCGTTCGGGCATCCGTTTCTCCGAGGACTACCTCGACCCGAAGTCCGAGGTCCGGCAGATCGAAGAGTCGATCGGCTGGTCCGAGGCGAAGCGGGAGAACCCGGGCATCGGCATGTACGAGTTCCTCACCACCTTGGAGGCGAAGTCCGAGCACGGCGGTGTCTTCGAATACCGGTCGTGCGAGACCGATGTGCTCGGATGGGTGTGCGAGAAGATCGCCGGCGAGCGCATGCAGTCGCTCATGTCGCGGGTGCTGTGGTCTCGGATCGGCGCCGAACAGGACGCGATCATCGCCACCGACCAGTACGGGGTCGGGATGTTCGACGGCGGAATCAACACGACTCTGCGCGATCTCGCCCGGTTCGGCTATGTCTACACCAACCGCGGGCAGTCGCTGACCGGACAGCAGGTGGCGCCGACGACGTGGATCGGCGATACGCTGACCACCGCCGAGGACGTGCGTCAGGCGTTCGCCGATGGGCCCGGAGACAATCGGATGCCGGGCGGGGCGTATCACAACCAGTTCTGGTTCCCGTTCCCCGATTCTCATGCGTTCCTGGCCCTCGGCATCCATGGGCAGATGATTTATATGAACCCGGGTGCCAACGTCCTCGGGGTCAAGCTCTCGAGCTGGGGGCTGCCGCAGGATGCGACGAAGCTGTTCCCGACGATCCGCGCCTTCGAGGCTCTCGCGAGGGCCGTCAACTCCCCCGCCGCGGAGTAG
- a CDS encoding MaoC/PaaZ C-terminal domain-containing protein, producing MSAIDFSTLTIGDTVVESEIPLSRASLVDYAAASGDHNPIHWNERFAREVGLDDVIAHGMLSMAAVIAPVAEWLGDPGAIVDYRTRFSAPVVVPDADSGSPATPTTSLKLTATVGAVDPAVGTARIDISVKSGEADVLSRTQVRISA from the coding sequence ATGAGCGCCATCGACTTCTCCACACTGACCATCGGAGACACCGTCGTGGAATCCGAGATCCCACTGTCGCGCGCCTCCCTCGTCGACTATGCCGCAGCCTCGGGCGATCACAATCCGATCCACTGGAACGAACGCTTCGCCCGCGAAGTCGGTCTCGACGATGTCATCGCCCACGGGATGCTCTCGATGGCGGCGGTCATCGCTCCGGTGGCCGAATGGCTCGGAGACCCGGGTGCGATCGTCGACTACCGGACCCGCTTCTCCGCCCCCGTCGTCGTCCCGGATGCCGATTCCGGATCACCGGCCACCCCGACGACCTCGCTCAAGCTCACCGCCACCGTCGGTGCCGTCGACCCCGCCGTCGGCACGGCCCGCATCGACATCTCCGTGAAGTCCGGAGAGGCCGATGTCCTCAGTCGCACTCAGGTTCGGATCTCGGCGTGA
- a CDS encoding intradiol ring-cleavage dioxygenase produces MALAACTSGAMGSTQSSSSGSGSVTEIPDETAGPYPADGSNGPDILEESGIVRSDILSNIDGTDTVDGVPLTFTLKVTDMAGDNAPFEGAAVYAWHCDAQGRYSMYSDGVEDATWLRGVQVADAAGEVTFTSVFPGCYSGRWTHIHFEVYPDVDSITDAEHAIATSQMALPEDACNAVFALETYDGSAKSLSAISLDDDNVFGDDGGEQQLATISGDTDSGYTATLDVPVDTDTEPTGGAAPGGGGEGQAPPDGAPEKP; encoded by the coding sequence ATGGCCCTGGCCGCTTGCACCTCCGGGGCCATGGGATCGACGCAATCGAGTTCGAGCGGCAGCGGATCGGTCACCGAGATCCCCGACGAAACGGCCGGTCCGTATCCGGCGGACGGATCGAACGGACCGGACATCCTCGAAGAATCCGGAATCGTGCGTTCGGACATCCTCTCGAACATCGACGGGACCGACACCGTCGACGGTGTGCCCCTGACATTCACCCTCAAGGTCACCGATATGGCCGGTGACAATGCTCCATTCGAAGGCGCCGCCGTCTACGCCTGGCACTGCGACGCTCAGGGCCGCTACTCGATGTACTCCGACGGCGTCGAAGACGCGACCTGGCTGCGCGGCGTCCAGGTCGCCGACGCAGCAGGAGAAGTCACCTTCACCTCCGTATTCCCCGGCTGCTACTCCGGCCGTTGGACCCACATCCACTTCGAGGTCTACCCGGACGTCGATTCGATCACCGATGCCGAGCACGCCATCGCCACCTCGCAGATGGCGCTGCCCGAAGACGCCTGCAATGCAGTCTTCGCTCTCGAGACCTACGACGGATCGGCGAAGAGCCTCTCTGCCATCTCACTCGACGACGACAACGTCTTCGGTGACGACGGAGGAGAGCAGCAACTCGCCACGATCAGCGGCGACACGGATTCCGGATACACCGCCACGCTCGATGTTCCCGTCGACACCGACACCGAACCGACCGGCGGCGCAGCCCCGGGAGGCGGCGGTGAAGGACAAGCCCCACCCGACGGTGCCCCCGAAAAGCCCTGA
- a CDS encoding UDP-N-acetylmuramate dehydrogenase, with amino-acid sequence MTEAHPQELSGFTTFRLGGPAPQVTVANTRDELIDFCSAHPLELSGQETAQVLFIGGGSNLLIADAGFDGAVCVVRTTGVETTQTTTTDTRVTAEAGEDWDDFVAHTLDLGLSGLEALSGIPGSVGATPIQNVGAYGTEVGELISSVEVFDRVAGQIRHLTAVELEFGYRTSALKRAQIAAGTPQFVVLSVTFDLQRSDESLPVRYAQLASTLDVEIGTRVPAAQVRENVIALRRSKGMVLDAADHDSWSAGSFFTNPIVEDAEILPAEAPRYPVTDPLSGAKIEGKTKTSAAWLIEHAGFSKGFSLGEGPASLSTKHTLALTNRGHASTADVIDLAATVVAGVEDAFGITLEPEPTFIGCSIDDGKRL; translated from the coding sequence GTGACCGAAGCCCACCCGCAGGAACTCTCCGGCTTCACCACCTTCCGCCTCGGCGGACCGGCCCCGCAGGTCACGGTCGCGAACACCCGAGACGAACTGATCGACTTCTGCTCTGCCCACCCGCTCGAACTCAGCGGACAGGAGACGGCGCAGGTCCTGTTCATCGGCGGCGGATCGAACCTGCTCATCGCCGATGCCGGATTCGACGGTGCGGTCTGCGTGGTCCGAACCACCGGAGTGGAGACGACCCAGACCACGACGACCGACACCCGGGTCACCGCCGAGGCGGGGGAGGACTGGGATGACTTCGTCGCCCACACCCTCGACCTGGGGCTGTCCGGACTCGAAGCACTGTCCGGGATCCCCGGATCGGTCGGCGCGACCCCGATCCAAAACGTCGGTGCCTACGGCACGGAGGTCGGCGAGCTCATCTCATCCGTCGAGGTCTTCGACCGTGTAGCCGGTCAGATCCGCCACCTCACCGCAGTCGAACTCGAATTCGGCTACCGCACCTCGGCACTCAAGCGCGCCCAGATCGCGGCCGGAACTCCGCAGTTCGTCGTGCTCTCGGTGACCTTCGACCTCCAGCGCAGCGACGAGTCGCTGCCGGTGCGCTACGCCCAGCTCGCCTCGACCCTCGACGTCGAGATCGGCACCCGCGTCCCGGCCGCACAAGTGCGCGAGAACGTCATCGCCCTGCGCCGGTCGAAGGGCATGGTTCTCGATGCGGCCGACCACGACTCCTGGTCGGCGGGATCCTTCTTCACCAACCCCATCGTCGAGGACGCCGAGATCTTGCCCGCCGAAGCTCCCCGCTATCCGGTGACCGATCCGCTCAGCGGAGCGAAGATCGAAGGGAAGACGAAGACCTCAGCGGCCTGGCTGATCGAGCACGCGGGGTTCTCCAAGGGCTTCAGCCTCGGTGAGGGACCGGCGTCGCTGTCGACCAAGCACACCCTGGCGCTGACGAACCGGGGACACGCGAGCACAGCCGATGTGATCGATCTTGCGGCGACCGTCGTCGCCGGCGTCGAGGACGCCTTCGGCATCACCCTCGAACCCGAACCGACCTTCATCGGCTGCTCCATCGACGACGGGAAACGTCTCTAG
- the tatC gene encoding twin-arginine translocase subunit TatC: MSTAAEKMPLSAHLREARTRAVRAVVALLIGTVIGYLTSDFVMDVLRAPITELAESRSVSLNYDSVTGAFDLQLCIAVYSGIALSSPVCLGEIFGFLTPGLTAKEKKVAFGFLSAAVPLFVVGCLTGLYIFPRMVEVLTSFASSEDSTFLQASYYFDFVFKIVIATEVAFVLPVFLVVLNFIGLLSARSIAKAWRVSIVAIVVFAALVTPASDVLSMFFVAAPMALLFLAALVIACSVCPTTRRSSVNSPACSVLRSTRRGLGPPNRWAPRTGERLIRDSTIRAGSSERPWMSRSAPGVRRPRPRVRLSSPSVPWTGRADHPPRRPAALSSPIRPDIRGDDSSPARTKVVRATMSVQSQSQEPIDDRGRGLLGDQSLKSKSSLSMPGNLSSYLTILSLWSTIFTVP; this comes from the coding sequence ATGAGCACCGCCGCGGAGAAGATGCCGCTGTCCGCGCACCTGCGGGAGGCGCGAACACGGGCGGTGCGCGCGGTGGTGGCGCTGCTCATCGGCACGGTCATCGGCTATCTCACGTCCGATTTCGTCATGGACGTCCTCCGGGCCCCGATCACCGAGCTCGCCGAATCCCGCAGCGTTTCGCTCAACTACGACAGCGTCACCGGCGCCTTCGACCTTCAGCTGTGCATTGCCGTGTACTCCGGGATCGCCCTCTCCAGCCCGGTATGCCTGGGGGAGATCTTCGGATTCCTCACCCCGGGACTGACGGCGAAGGAGAAGAAGGTGGCGTTCGGCTTCCTCAGTGCCGCGGTGCCCCTCTTCGTCGTCGGCTGTCTCACCGGCCTGTACATCTTCCCGCGGATGGTCGAGGTGCTCACCTCGTTCGCCTCGAGCGAGGACAGCACCTTTCTGCAGGCGTCTTACTATTTCGACTTCGTGTTCAAGATCGTCATCGCCACCGAAGTCGCCTTCGTCCTTCCGGTCTTCCTCGTCGTCCTCAACTTCATCGGCCTGCTCTCTGCTCGATCGATCGCGAAGGCCTGGCGAGTCTCCATCGTGGCCATCGTGGTCTTCGCCGCGCTGGTCACCCCGGCCTCCGACGTGCTCTCCATGTTCTTCGTCGCGGCCCCGATGGCGCTGCTGTTCCTCGCCGCACTCGTCATCGCGTGCAGCGTCTGCCCCACTACGCGCAGAAGCTCGGTGAACTCGCCCGCCTGCTCCGTGCTCAGGTCGACACGGCGCGGACTCGGGCCGCCGAATCGATGGGCACCGAGGACTGGAGAACGCTTGATCCGCGACAGCACGATCCGCGCCGGATCATCCGAGAGGCCCTGGATGAGCCGGTCAGCGCCCGGAGTTCGGAGACCGCGGCCCCGGGTTCGGCTGAGCTCTCCGAGCGTGCCGTGGACGGGGAGAGCCGATCACCCGCCGAGGCGGCCGGCGGCTTTGTCGTCACCGATTCGTCCGGACATCCGCGGAGACGATTCGTCGCCCGCACGGACGAAGGTCGTACGGGCGACGATGAGTGTGCAGTCGCAATCTCAGGAACCGATCGATGACCGGGGGCGGGGCCTCCTCGGTGATCAGTCCTTGAAGTCGAAGTCTTCCTTGTCGATGCCGGGGAACTTGAGTTCGTACTTGACCATCTTGTCCTTGTGGTCGACGATCTTCACTGTTCCGTAG
- a CDS encoding biotin carboxylase, with translation MTNGSPSTDPQSPEAQTATPGARVKDAVAVPSPHTPGPGAAAAPAPAAGGSDPAPAPADVDPPQVEVAVATDAAYAGKEADSVQLRRPLRNVSEVRHFFRTNQTPIFFVGATPFNLLGLDRWVRNFSYITYYDGWDGGHPRVFSPRYKPYVEFESGEAINNWLLLNAEVRAHMTRNVPHGERVKVAMVFFDEETERICRELGYDLILPSATLRNQLDSKIETTKLGNEAGAFSVPNVLTTADTYEELNERAAEAGLGTDLVVQTPYGDSGKTTFFISDVSGWEAHKDDIIGEQLKVMKRINNTPVAVEAVITSSGVVVGPYLTELAGFAELTPYKGGWCGNEMKPDVLNAEQRAQTRELVRKMGEGLRKRGYRGFFEVDVLVDLDSDDCYLGELNPRISGASAITNVTAGAYADVPLFLFHLLEYLDVEFDLDVTEINERWEELSGADEWSQMIIKETAPITEYITHSPLTGQYYLDQYGTLTYKRAALDWHPLQNGSEVFFLRIFGAGDYRWKGADLGVLVTKNPLQTNVGGPDALSIRAKHFIDSIRAMYAGVPVVADDPSPALGGPGAKGD, from the coding sequence ATGACGAACGGATCCCCCAGCACTGACCCGCAGAGCCCCGAGGCACAGACGGCGACCCCCGGCGCACGAGTCAAAGACGCAGTCGCGGTCCCCTCACCGCACACACCTGGCCCCGGCGCCGCCGCTGCGCCTGCACCGGCAGCCGGCGGTTCTGATCCGGCCCCGGCACCTGCCGACGTCGACCCGCCGCAGGTCGAAGTGGCAGTGGCCACCGACGCCGCCTACGCTGGCAAAGAAGCCGACAGCGTCCAGCTGCGTCGACCGCTGCGCAACGTCTCCGAGGTCCGGCACTTCTTCCGCACGAATCAGACCCCGATCTTCTTCGTCGGAGCCACGCCGTTCAACCTGCTCGGACTCGACCGGTGGGTGCGCAACTTCTCGTACATCACCTACTACGACGGCTGGGACGGCGGTCATCCGCGCGTCTTCTCCCCGCGCTACAAGCCCTATGTCGAGTTCGAATCGGGTGAGGCGATCAACAACTGGCTGCTGCTCAACGCCGAGGTGCGTGCCCATATGACGCGCAATGTCCCCCACGGTGAGCGGGTCAAGGTCGCGATGGTCTTCTTCGACGAGGAGACCGAGCGGATCTGCCGTGAACTCGGCTACGACCTCATCCTGCCGTCGGCAACCCTGCGCAATCAGCTCGATTCGAAGATCGAGACGACGAAGCTCGGCAATGAGGCCGGTGCGTTCTCCGTCCCGAACGTGCTGACCACTGCCGACACCTATGAAGAGCTCAATGAGCGGGCCGCCGAGGCGGGGCTGGGCACGGATCTCGTCGTGCAGACCCCCTACGGTGATTCCGGGAAGACGACGTTCTTCATCTCCGATGTCTCGGGCTGGGAGGCGCACAAGGACGACATCATCGGCGAGCAGCTGAAGGTGATGAAGCGGATCAACAACACTCCGGTCGCCGTCGAGGCGGTCATCACCTCCAGTGGTGTCGTCGTCGGTCCGTATCTGACCGAGCTGGCCGGCTTCGCCGAGCTCACCCCGTACAAGGGCGGCTGGTGCGGCAACGAGATGAAACCCGATGTCCTCAACGCGGAGCAGCGGGCGCAGACCCGTGAGCTCGTGCGCAAGATGGGCGAAGGCCTGCGCAAACGCGGCTATCGTGGGTTCTTCGAAGTCGATGTCCTCGTCGATCTCGACAGCGACGACTGCTACCTCGGTGAGCTCAATCCGCGCATCTCCGGGGCCTCGGCGATCACGAACGTCACAGCCGGCGCCTATGCCGATGTGCCCCTGTTCCTGTTCCACCTGCTCGAATACCTCGACGTCGAATTCGACCTCGATGTCACGGAGATCAATGAGCGGTGGGAGGAGCTCTCCGGCGCCGACGAGTGGAGCCAGATGATCATCAAGGAGACGGCTCCGATCACCGAATACATCACGCATTCCCCGCTGACCGGCCAGTACTATCTCGACCAGTACGGGACGCTGACGTACAAACGTGCGGCACTCGACTGGCACCCCCTGCAGAACGGCAGCGAGGTGTTCTTCCTGCGCATCTTCGGGGCCGGGGACTACCGGTGGAAGGGTGCGGACCTCGGAGTCCTGGTGACGAAGAATCCGCTGCAGACGAACGTCGGCGGGCCTGATGCGCTGAGCATCCGGGCCAAGCACTTCATCGATTCGATCAGGGCGATGTACGCCGGAGTTCCGGTCGTCGCCGACGATCCGTCTCCGGCCCTCGGCGGCCCCGGAGCCAAAGGCGACTGA